A genomic window from Vitis riparia cultivar Riparia Gloire de Montpellier isolate 1030 chromosome 18, EGFV_Vit.rip_1.0, whole genome shotgun sequence includes:
- the LOC117905485 gene encoding probable serine/threonine-protein kinase DDB_G0282963: protein MVMIMVMVTVTVTMTVMVTVVATVMVTVTVTATVMVMMIVIVMVITVMVTVPVMVTIMVTVMVTVTKTGDDDYNGNGNSDGNGDGNGHCIGNSRSNDKSNGNANGISDSNGDGDGDGNVTVTVTVTITVTMTITVTITVMVTVIITVMVTVIVTVTVTVTVIETMMVTVTVTVRVAITVMVTVTVTVMVTVMVKTNDIDDGSNRNNNGNGDAKRYDNGNGNGDGNGYGNSFGDGDGNGHENGEDKRIADGNSNDNDNGDDIDNGDNNSNSDGNGNGDDKYDGNFNDNGNGDGNGNGSSYGNGNDNSDDNGNNDGKGDVDYNSDDNGDSNGKNDDNFNDNDNGDGNGNGSSYGNSNDNSDDNGNNDGNGDVDYNSGDNGDSNGKNDDNYHDDGNDDGEGHGNGNGDDYGDSDGNDDGNSDCNDDSDGNSDCNDDDNGYDCDYENGYNCDYDYSYGDGNDFGGGNGYSDGNGDSNTNSNGYNNGNDYGNSDSNGYDNDYGNGFGNGYDNDNTYDNSNGDYNKNDNGDGNGNRNGYDYSNGDGNSNNNGNDNGNSNCDDNSNGNGNSDGNGNSNGDGDGNGYSDDNSDSDGDSNGNGKGDNDGDGKCDGDINSDGDGNSDGDGDDDDNCNDYDDDNDYGDSDGDDNSDSNGYNNGKGYGNSDGNGYDNNYSNGYSNGNTNCNGYDNGYWNGNGVDNVDGNNIDNGDDNRNDNGDGNRNDNGDGNSNSNSNGEGDGNGDSNSYDYNNGDGDSNGNGNGQGNCYGNSNGNDNCDGNSNGKVTVIVTGKVMVTVTITITVMVTVMVTVTVRVIVMVIVTATIIVTVTVTVTVTVTVTVQVTTTITIIIMLTIMVTVTVMVIVTVTVTIMATVTVTVTVNDNGDNDGDSGNNIHGYSDSNDDNNGNGNDDSNGYNNDYGNGYDDGNGKSNNNGNNDGDSNDNGNDHCNCDDNNNGNGNNNGNSNDDGNGDENDNENGDGNRDNNNNGNGDCNNDGDGNSDNNGNSDNAGDDDGGSNGHNHVDGNSHDTRDGNSDGYGNNNDNGNGNGIDNSNNNGTSDGNGNGDGKNMITITGDGNSNCNNNGDSDHIGKDKGDGDCDGDSIDNGNDNGDGNRNNNDNGDDKSNDDDNSDGNYNSDVDSDGNSNSDDNDDDNGDDDSNSNVTITVMVTITVTVMVTLTVMVMVTEMTTVTITETIKVTLTVMVTITVTGNSHGDNNCNCNGDGDSNGYGDGDGDGNGHDNGDDNSIEDSTSNGNGDDNCIEDGNNNGNDNDNDNGDGNSNGDGNGNGDVDNHSDNKGDSNGDGNCNGDCDGDGNDNGNGDGHSDANGNGKDNGDDNGNDDGNGNGNGNRDNQGNGNGDNNGNGNGDGNDNNNGNGDDNGNDNNDDYCDGNGKSNGNGHGDDNNNDDGDGIGNSDGHGDSQSNGDYDDGHNNGNGNNNGEGDDDCNDNGNGNSDSNGDGHGNSHCIDNSHSNDEIKGNGNGINDGDGDGNVTVMVTITLTMTIMVMVTVMVMMMVIVTIMVTVTVIVTVMLNVMVIVTVMETVMVTVTVVITVKVRVTMMVMMIVTIMVMVQVTVMVTLTVTITVIVTVTLMVMIMMMVTIMVTVTVTLTVAIMVTVMVTVIVTVTMTITVMITITVTIIVIVMVTIIVTVTVTVTVIETVMVTVIVTVTVTMTIMVTNTV, encoded by the exons tCACTGTATAGGTAACAGTCGTAGTAATGACAAGAGTAACGGTAACGCTAACGGTATCAGTGACAGTAATGGTGATGGTGACGGTGACGGTAATGTGACAGTAACGGTCACGGTCACAATAACGGTAACGATGACGATAACAGTAACGATTACGGTAATGGTGACGGTAATAATAACAGTTATGGTAACGGTAATAGTCACGGTAACAGTGACGGTCACGGTGATTGAAACGATgatggtaacggtgacggtGACAGTGAGGGTGGCGATAACTGTGATGGTCACAGTGACGGTGACGGTTATGGTAACGGTCATGGTCAAG ACTAACGATATCGATGACGGTAGTAACAGAAACAATAACGGTAACGGTGATGCTAAAAGATACGAtaatggtaatggtaacggtgacggtaatgGTTATGGTAACAGTTTCGGTGACGGTGACGGTAACGGTCACGAAAATGGTGAAGATAAAAGGATCGCGGATGGCAACAGTAACGATAACGATAATGGTGACGATATTGATAATGGTGACAATAACAGTAACAGTGACGGTAACGGTAATGGTGATGATAAATATGACGGTAACTTTAACGATAACGGTAATGGTGATGGAAATGGTAACGGTAGCAGTTACGGTAACGGTAACGATAACAGTGACGATAACGGTAACAATGATGGTAAAGGTGATGTTGACTATAATAGTGACGATAATGGTGACAGTAACGGTAAGAATGACGATAACTTTAACGATAACGATAATGGTGACGGAAATGGTAATGGTAGCAGTTACGGTAACAGTAACGATAACAGTGACGATAACGGTAACAATGATGGTAATGGTGATGTTGACTATAATAGTGGCGATAATGGTGACAGTAACGGTAAGAATGACGATAATTATCATGATGATGGTAACGATGACGGTGAAGGTCacggtaacggtaacggtgacgATTACGGTGACAGTGATGGTAATGATGACGGTAACAGTGATTGTAACGATGATAGTGACGGTAACAGTGATTGTAATGATGACGATAATGGTTATGATTGCGATTACGAAAACGGTTACAATTGCGATTACGATTACAGTTATGGTGACGGTAACGATTTCGGTGGCGGTAACGGTTACAGTGACGGTAACGGTGACAGTAACACTAACAGTAATGGTTATAATAACGGTAACGATTACGGTAACAGTGACAGTAACGGTTACGATAATGATTACGGTAATGGTTTTGGTAACGGTTACGATAACGATAACACTTACGATAACAGTAATGGTGACTATAACAAAAACGATAACGGTGATGGTAACGGTAATAGAAACGGTTACGATTACAGTAATGGTGACGGTAACAGTAACAATAATGGTAACGATAATGGTAACAGTAATTGTGACGATAACAgtaatggtaatggtaacaGTGACGGTAATGGTAATAGTAACGGTGACGGTGACGGTAACGGTTACAGTGACGATAACAGTGATAGTGATGGTGATAGCAATGGTAATGGTAAGGGTGACAATGACGGTGACGGTAAATGTGATGGTGACATTAACAGTGACGGTGACGGTAACAGTGACGGGGACGGTGACGATGACGATAACTGTAACGATTACGATGACGATAATGATTACGGTGACAGTGATGGTGATGATAACAGTGACAGTAATGGTTATAATAACGGTAAAGGTTATGGTAACAGTGATGGTAATGGTTACGATAACAATTACAGTAATGGTTATAGTAATGGTAACACTAATTGTAACGGTTACGACAATGGTTACTGGAACGGTAATGGTGTCGATAACGTTGACGGTAACAATATCGATAATGGTGACGATAACAGAAATGATAACGGTGACGGTAACAGAAACGATAACGGTGATGGTAACAGTAACAGTAACAGTAACGGGGAAGGTGATGGTAACGGTGATAGTAACAGTTACGATTACAATAACGGTGATGGTGACAgtaatggtaatggtaacggtCAGGGTAATTGTTATGGTAATAGTAACGGTAACGATAATTGTGACGGTAACAGTAACGGGAAAGTAACAGTAATAGTAACGGGGAAGGTGATGGTAACGGTTACGATTACAATAACGGTGATGGTGACagtaatggtaacggtaacggtCAGGGTAATTGTTATGGTAATAGTAACGGCAACGATAATTGTGACGGTAACAGTAACAGTAACGGTAACAGTGACGGTAACGGTGCAAGTAACGACCACTATCACGATCATAATAATGCTGACGATAATGGTGACAGTGACGGTAATGGTGATTGTAACGGTTACGGTGACGATAATGGCAACAGTGACTGTAACAGTAACGGTAAACGATAACGGTGACAATGATGGTGACAGTGGCAATAACATTCACGGTTACAGTGACAGTAACGATGACAATAATGGTAACGGTAACGACGACAGTAATGGTTACAATAACGATTATGGTAACGGCTACGATGATGGTAACGGTAAAAGTAACAATAATGGTAACAATGATGGTGACAGTAACGATAACGGTAACGATCACTGTAATTGTGACGATAATAATAACGGTAATGGTAACAATAATGGTAATAGTAATGATGACGGTAACGGTGATGAAAATGATAACGAAAACGGTGATGGTAACCGTGACAACAACAATAACGGTAACGGTGATTGTAACAATGATGGTGACGGTAACAGCGATAATAATGGTAATAGTGACAATGCCGGTGACGATGACGGTGGCAGCAACGGTCACAATCACGTTGATGGTAACAGTCACGATACCAGAGACGGTAATAGTGATGGTTACGGTAACAATAACGATAACGGAAACGGTAATGGTATCGATAACAGTAACAATAACGGAACCAGTGACGGTAAtggtaatggtgatggtaaAAATATGATAACAATAACG GGTGACGGTAACAGTAATTGTAACAATAATGGTGACAGTGACCATATCGGTAAAGATAAGGGTGATGGTGATTGTGATGGTGACAGTATCGATAATGGTAACGATAACGGTGATGGTAACcgtaacaataatgataatggTGACGATAAAAGTAACGATGATGATAACAGTGATGGTAACTACAATAGTGACGTTGACAGTGACGGTAACAGTAACAGTGacgataatgatgatgataatggtGATGATGATAGTAATAGTAACG TCACGATCACTGTAATGGTCACAATAACGGTGACGGTAATGGTTACACTGACggtaatggtaatggtaacggAAATGACGACGGTAACAATAACGGAAACGATAAAGGTAACGCTAACAGTGATGGTAACAATAACAGTAACGGGTAACAGTCACGGTGACAATAATTGTAATTGTAACGGTGATGGTGACAGTAACGGTtatggtgatggtgatggtgatggtaACGGTCACGACAACGGTGATGATAACAGTATCGAAGATAGTACCagtaatggtaacggtgacgATAACTGTATTGAAGACGGTAACAATAATGGTAATGATAATGATAACGATAACGGTGATGGTAACAgtaacggtgacggtaatggtaacggtgacgTTGACAATCATAGTGACAATAAGGGTGATAGTAATGGTGACGGTAACTGTAATGGTGATTGTGATGGTGATGGTAATGATAACGGTAATGGTGACGGTCACAGTGATGCTAACGGTAATGGTAAGGACAATGGTGACGATAATGGTAACGATgatggtaacggtaacggtaacggtaacAGGGATAATCAAGGTAATGGTAATGGTGACAATAAC GGTAAtggtaatggtgatggtaacgataataataatggtaatggtGATGATAACGGTAACGATAATAATGACGATTATTGTGACGGTAATGGTAAAAGTAATGGTAACGGTCATGGTGATGATAACAATAATGATGACGGTGATGGTATCGGCAACAGTGACGGTCACGGTGATAGTCAGAGCAATGGCGATTACGATGATGGTCACAATAATGGTAACGGTAACAATAACGGTGAAGGTGACGATGACTGTAACGATAACGGTAATGGTAACAGTGACAGTAACGGTGACGGTCACGGTAATAGTCACTGTATCGATAACAGTCATAGTAATGATGAGATTAAGGGTAATGGTAATGGTATCAATGACGGTGATGGTGACGGTAATGTGACAGTAATGGTCACGATCACATTGACGATGACAATAATGGTTATGGTGACAGTAATGGTAATGATGATGGTAATAGTAACGATTatggtaacggtgacggtaatAGTAACAGTAATGTTAAATGTAATGGTCATAGTAACGGTGATGGAAACGGTGATGGTGACGGTGACGGTGGTGATAACTGTGAAGGTCAGGGTGACGATGATGGTAATGATGATAGTTACGATAATGGTCATGGTACAGGTGACGGTAATGGTCACATTGACGGTGACGATAACCGTGATAGTAACGGTCACATTGATggtgatgataatgatgatggtaACGATCATGGTCACAGTAACGGTCACATTGACGGTGGCGATAATGGTGACGGTAATGGTTACGGTGATAGTAACGGTAACAATGACGATAACAGTAATGATTACAATAACGGTGacaataatagtaatagtaatggTAACGATAATAGTCACGGTAACGGTCACGGTCACAGTGATTGAAACGGTGATGGTAACAGTGATAGTGACGGTGACGGTAACGATGACAATTATGGTTACGAACACAGTCTAg